The genomic region CGCCGGAAGCAGGGTCAGCATGGGCGTTGACGCGAAATCGTTCATGGCTCCTCGTGCAGGAAGATCGCGGGCTCGGGCGGCTCCGCGGTGGGCACGAACTCAGAGGGTAGCCCCGCCGAGCCCGTCGATCCAATTGGCCAGCAGGCGGATGCCCGCCTCCCCCGATTTCTCGGGGTGGAACTGCGTCGCGCTGAGGGGGCCGTTCTCGACGGCGGCGAGGAACGGCGCACCGTACGTGCACCACGTGAGGACCGGCTCGGCGAACGGGCGGATGACATCCAGCGACCAGTGCTGGGCGCCGTACGAGTGGACGAAGTAGAAGCGCTCGTCCTCGATGCCGGCGAACAGCCGGGATCCTGCTCCGGCGTCGACGGTGTTCCAGCCCATGTGCGGCAGGACCGGCGCGTCCAGTTCGGTGACGGCACCGGGCCACTCCCCGAGCCCCTCGGTGTCGACGCCGCGCTCGACGCCGTGCTCGAACAGGATCTGCATGCCGACGCAGATGCCGAGCACCGGGCGACCGCCGGCGAGGCGGCGATCGATCAGCTCGTGGCCCCGGCTGGCCTGGAGCGCCTCCATGACGGCCCGGAACGCCCCGACCCCCGGGACGACGAGGCCGTCGGCGTTCATGACGAGGTCGCGATCGCGGGTCAGGCGCGCGTCGGCGCCCGCAGCGGCGAGGGCCTTGACGGCCGAGTGCACATTGCCGCTGCCGTAGTCGAGGACGGCGACGACGGGCTTCGAGCTCACAGAGCGCCCTTCGTGCTGGGGATGCCCTCGACGAGGGGATCGAGCGCCTTCGCCTGACGGAACGCGCGCGCGAACGCCTTGTACTCGGCCTCGGCGATGTGGTGGGGATCGCGGCCCGACAGCACGCGCACGTGCACCGTCAGAGCGGCGTTGAACGAGATCGCCTCGAACGTGTGACGCACCAGGCTGCCCGTGAAGTGCCCGCCGATGAGGTGGTGCTCGAACCCGGCGGGCTCGCCTTCGTGCACGAGGTACGGGCGTCCGCTGATGTCCACGACGGCCTGGGCGAGCGCCTCGTCGAGGGGCACGAGGGCGTCTCCGTAGCGCGAGATCCCGGCCTTGTCGCCGAGCGCCTGCCGGATCGCCTGCCCCAGCACGATCGAGATGTCCTCGACGGTGTGGTGCGCGTCGATGTCGGTGTCGCCCGAGGCGCGCACGGTCAGATCGGTGAGCGAGTGCTTCGCGAACGCCGTCAGCATGTGGTCGAAGAACGGCACCGTGGTGTCGATGCGGCTGCGACCCGTGCCGTCGAGGTCGAGCTCGAGCTCGACCGTGGACTCGCTCGTCGCACGCCGGATGGAGGCGGTGCGTGACCCTGCGCTCATGAGCCCGAGTCTATCGAGGCGAGCGCGTCGAGGAACGCCGTGGTCTCCTCCTCGGTGCCCGCCGAGACGCGAAGGTGGTGCGGGATGCCGACGTCGCGGATGAGCACGCCGCGCTCGTACAGGCGCTCCCACACGCGCGCCGGGTCGTCGACGTCGCCGAACAGCACGAAGTTCGCCCACGACTCGTACGGCGCGTAGCCGAGCGCCTCGAGCGTCGCGGAGATCCGATCGCGCTGCTCGACGATCTCGTCCACCATCGCCAGCATCCTGTCGGCGTGCCCGAGGGCGGCGGTCGCGGCGGCCTGCGTGAGGGCGCTCAGGTGATAGGGCAGGCGCACCAGACGCAGCGCGTCGATGAGCGCAGGGTCGGCAGCGAGGTAGCCCACGCGCGCACCGGCGAAGGCGAATGCCTTGCTCATGGTGCGCGACACCACCAGACGCTCGCGCCCGGGGAGGAGTGTCAGCGCGGACGGGACGTCGTGCGGCGCGAATTCGTGGTACGCCTCGTCGACGATGACGATGCCGTCCGTGGCCTCGTAGACGGCCTCGATGACGTCCAGTCCCATGGGGGTGCCCGTGGGGTTGTTCGGCGAGCACAGGAAGACGACGTCGGGCCGTGCCTCGTCGACCTGCTCGGCGGCGCTCGCGGCGCTCACCGAGAAGTCGGGCGCACGGTGGCCCTCGCGCCACTCCGCGCCGGTCCCCCGCGTGAGCAGCGGGTACATCGAGTACGTCGGCGAGTAGCCGAAAGCCGTGCGCCCGGGGCCGGCGAAGGCCTGCAGGATGTGCTGGAGCACTTCGTTCGACCCATTGGCCGCCCAGATCTGATCGGCCGTGAGGCCATGGCCGAGGTACCCGGCGAATGCCTCGCGAAGGGCCGTGAACTCGCGGTCCGGATACCGGTTCACCTCACGCAGCGCCAGCGCGATCGCGTCGAGGATGTCGTCGGCGACCTCTTCGGGGACCGGATGGGTGTTCTCGTTGACGTTGAGTGCGACGGGAAGGGGCGCCTGGGGTGCCCCGTAGGGCCTGCGTCCCCGCAGATCATCGCGAAGGGGAAGATCGTCGAGTCGAACGGTCATCACGTCATCGTACGACCGAAGCGGCTCGGCGGACCGCCACGTGACGACGAAGCCCGGTCAGCGGTCGGAGGAGTACTCGCCCGGGATCGCGAGGCTCTGGCCGGCCCGCAGCACGGCGCCGTCGAGGGCGTTGAGACGCGTGATGGCGTCGACGACATCGCGGGGATCCGCCGCCGGCGCGATCTCCTGCGCGATCGACCACAGCGAGTCGCCCGGGTCGACCGTGACGGTCTGGAAGCTGCCCGCGGGAGCCCCGGCGTCGCGATTGGCGATCGCAGCGCCGCCGCCGATCACGGCGAGCGAGAGCGCCACGACGGCCGGGAGGGCGGCGACGGCGGCCAGCACACGGCGCCCGCGCGCCGTCAGCCGCAGCCGCGTGCGCGGCGATGCGCCGAAGGACGTCGAACGGGGTGCGACGGATGGGCTGAAGCTGATCGCGGTCATTTCTCCTCCTGTGCAGGTGGGGAAGAGTTCGCATCCGCCGATCGGCCGGGAGCGGCGGATGCGAACCTCTCTTCCGAAGTTATCTTCGACATTCATGGGTGTCAAGCGGTCGCCCCGATCCATTTCTCTCGAAGCGACACGCGGAGGACGATGCCCTGCGAGACCCCGGGAACCGGATACGGTTTCGATAGCGACAGCCCACCACGGGCCTCCGACATTCGAAGACCGCTGCCGAGGACGGCGCGAGACAGGAGCCGACATGAGCGAGGCGAGCGGACGCGACAAGCCCACCGTCGAGAAGCCGCAGACGCGGCGACGCAAGAGCTTGAGCGACAAGCAGCTGGCGATCCTCGAGGTCATCCAGCGCTCGATCGCCCATCACGGCTACCCGCCGAGCATGCGCGAGATCGGCGACGCCGTCGGACTCAAGTCCCTCTCGAGCGTGACGCATCAGCTGAACCAGCTCGAGCTGAGCGGCTACCTGCGGCGAGACCCCGGCAAGACGCGCGCGATGGAGGTCCTGATCGATCTGCCCGGCGCGGCTGCCGAGAATCCCGCCGACACCGCTCCCGCCCTCGGCGACGCCGCGCTCGTCCCACTGGTCGGCCGCATCGCGGCGGGCGTTCCGATCACCGCCGACCAGCAGGTCGAGGAGATCTTCCCGCTCCCCCGCCAGCTGGTGGGCAAGGGCGAGCTGTTCATGCTCAAGGTCTCGGGCGAGTCCATGATCGACGCGGCCATCTGCGACGGCGACTGGGTCGTCGTGAGGTCGCAGCCGACCGCCGAGAACGGCGACATCGTCGCCGCGATGCTCGAGGGCGAGGCCACGGTCAAGACGTTCCGTCAGCGCGACGGCCACACGTGGCTGCTGCCGCGCAACTCCGCCTTCGAGCCCATCCTCGGCGACGAGGCCGTCGTGCTGGGCAAGGTCGTCGCCCTCCTTCGCGCCGTCTGACACGCGATCCCGCCTTCGGGACGTTGGGCCCGCGGGCTGCGCGCCGCCGCCGCTAGTCTGACCTCAACGATCGGAAGGGGAGACCGATGGCGTCCGAGGTCGACGAGCTGCGCGCCGAACTGGAGGCGCTGCGCGCCGAGAATGCCCGGCTGCGGGACAGCACCCCACCGCCGGAGCCGGCGCCGGCCGCACCGGCCGCCCGACACCGCGGCTGGTGGCGCGCGATGCTGTCGGCGATCTGCATCGTGCTCGTCGGCATCCTCGTCCCCGTCTCGATCGTGGGCACGTGGGCGCGCGCACAGCTGGTGAGCGAGGACGCGTTCGTCGCGACCTTCGCGCCGCTGGCCGAAGACCCCGATGTCCAGGCGCTCGTGATCGATCAGTCCACGACGGCCATCAACGCCTCACTGGACATCCAAGGCGTCACGAACGACCTGTTCGACGGCCTCGAGAGCCTCGACCTGCCGCCGGCGGCCGTCACGGCCCTCGACCTGCTGCGCGCACCGGCCGCGGCGGGTGTCGAGAGCCTCATCGATGCCGGCGTCACCCGCATCGTCGAATCGGACGTGTTCCCCGCCGTGTGGCGGACGGCTCTCGTGGCGAGCCACCGCGCGCTGGTCGCCACCGCGACGGCCGACGACACCGGCGCCGTCACCATCGACGACACCGGCACGCTCGGCATCCAGCTCGGCCCCATCATCGACGAGCTCAAGACGCGCCTCGTGGATCAGGGCATCGGCATCGCGAGCATGATCCCGACGATCGACAAGACGATCGTGATCGTGCAGTCCGATGCCCTGCTGCTGGTCGGAGCGGTCTACGGCATCGCCGACACCGTCGGCTGGTGGCTGCCCTTCGTCGCGCTCGGGCTCATCGCGCTCGGCATCCTCATCGCGCGGCGCCGCGCCACCGCGACGCTCGGGGTGGGGATCGCCCTGACCGCGGGCTCGGCCACCCTCGCGATCGCGCTCACGGCCGCGGGCGCGGTGCTCGGGCTCAACGCGCCCGCGCTGGGCGTCCCCGCCCGCACGCTCGACGGCATCTACTACACCGTCGTCGGAGCGATGCGCGACACCGCCGTGGTGTTCATGTTCCTCGGCATCGTCGTCATCGTCGCCGCGTGGCTCGGCGGCCGCTCGTCGTCGGCCGCGCGTGTACGGGGACTGTCCGACTCGCTGTCGACGGGGGCGCGCCGGTCGCTGCGCACGCGCGGCATGCACACGGGTCGCTTCGGCGACTGGCTCTACGCGCAGCGCGTGCTGGTGCGGGTCCTGATCCTCGCCCTCGCGATCGTGCTGCTCTTCGCGCTGCGCCCGCTCTCCATCGGCGACATCGTGCTGACGGTCGTGCTCGCGCTGATCGTATGGCTCGTCGCCGTCCTGCTTCAGCGGCACCCGGACGACGGGATCGACGACGGCGACGCCGCCGCCCCGGCTCCCGCAGGCGAGCGGGAGCCTGAGCCGGTCGACGCCGGCTAGGCCGCGACGCGCGCGGCCAGCACCGAGCCACGCCCCGCGGCACGTCGAGCACGTGCCGCGGCCGTTGAACGCCACAGGGCGGGTGCCGGGCGCGTCGACGCGCATGATGCCGCGTCGCACGCGTCCCTCGTCAGCCCGGGCCCGCGTCGGGGCGTAGCGTGGAGGCATGTCTCAGGTGCTGCCGTACGGATCCTGGCCGTCACCCCTGTCCGCCGCCGACGTGGCCGTCGCGTCGGGCCGGATCGAGGGGGCCCGCTTCGTCGGGGACGACGTGTGGTGGGGCGAGACGGTTCCCGCCGAGGGCGGGCGCACGGCGGTGCGTCGGAATTCGGCATCCGGCGACGTCGAGGACGTCCTCCCCTCACCGTGGAACGCGCGTTCCCGCGTCCACGAGTACGGCGGCGGCGCCTGGACCGCCACGACCGAGGGCACCTTGGTCTTCGTCGAGAAGACCGACCAGCGTGTATGGGCTCTCGAGCCCGGCGGCGAGCCCCGCGCCCTCACCCCGGACGACGACGACGCCCGCTACGGCGGGCTCGTCCCCCGGGACGGCGCGGTGCTGGCCGTGCGCGAGCGGCACGGCGGCGCGGGCGTCCCGGCGCGCGACATCGTCAGCATCCCGCTCGACGGCACGGGGCCCGAGCACGTGGTCTCGGACAGCGACTTCCTCGCTCAGCCGGCACTGTCGCCGTCGGGACATCACATCGCGTGGATCGCGTGGGACCACCCGGCGAT from Microbacter sp. GSS18 harbors:
- the hisH gene encoding imidazole glycerol phosphate synthase subunit HisH codes for the protein MSSKPVVAVLDYGSGNVHSAVKALAAAGADARLTRDRDLVMNADGLVVPGVGAFRAVMEALQASRGHELIDRRLAGGRPVLGICVGMQILFEHGVERGVDTEGLGEWPGAVTELDAPVLPHMGWNTVDAGAGSRLFAGIEDERFYFVHSYGAQHWSLDVIRPFAEPVLTWCTYGAPFLAAVENGPLSATQFHPEKSGEAGIRLLANWIDGLGGATL
- the hisB gene encoding imidazoleglycerol-phosphate dehydratase HisB; protein product: MSAGSRTASIRRATSESTVELELDLDGTGRSRIDTTVPFFDHMLTAFAKHSLTDLTVRASGDTDIDAHHTVEDISIVLGQAIRQALGDKAGISRYGDALVPLDEALAQAVVDISGRPYLVHEGEPAGFEHHLIGGHFTGSLVRHTFEAISFNAALTVHVRVLSGRDPHHIAEAEYKAFARAFRQAKALDPLVEGIPSTKGAL
- a CDS encoding histidinol-phosphate transaminase, whose amino-acid sequence is MTVRLDDLPLRDDLRGRRPYGAPQAPLPVALNVNENTHPVPEEVADDILDAIALALREVNRYPDREFTALREAFAGYLGHGLTADQIWAANGSNEVLQHILQAFAGPGRTAFGYSPTYSMYPLLTRGTGAEWREGHRAPDFSVSAASAAEQVDEARPDVVFLCSPNNPTGTPMGLDVIEAVYEATDGIVIVDEAYHEFAPHDVPSALTLLPGRERLVVSRTMSKAFAFAGARVGYLAADPALIDALRLVRLPYHLSALTQAAATAALGHADRMLAMVDEIVEQRDRISATLEALGYAPYESWANFVLFGDVDDPARVWERLYERGVLIRDVGIPHHLRVSAGTEEETTAFLDALASIDSGS
- a CDS encoding LysM peptidoglycan-binding domain-containing protein; translated protein: MTAISFSPSVAPRSTSFGASPRTRLRLTARGRRVLAAVAALPAVVALSLAVIGGGAAIANRDAGAPAGSFQTVTVDPGDSLWSIAQEIAPAADPRDVVDAITRLNALDGAVLRAGQSLAIPGEYSSDR
- the lexA gene encoding transcriptional repressor LexA: MSEASGRDKPTVEKPQTRRRKSLSDKQLAILEVIQRSIAHHGYPPSMREIGDAVGLKSLSSVTHQLNQLELSGYLRRDPGKTRAMEVLIDLPGAAAENPADTAPALGDAALVPLVGRIAAGVPITADQQVEEIFPLPRQLVGKGELFMLKVSGESMIDAAICDGDWVVVRSQPTAENGDIVAAMLEGEATVKTFRQRDGHTWLLPRNSAFEPILGDEAVVLGKVVALLRAV